The Lycium ferocissimum isolate CSIRO_LF1 chromosome 1, AGI_CSIRO_Lferr_CH_V1, whole genome shotgun sequence genome includes a region encoding these proteins:
- the LOC132047137 gene encoding uncharacterized protein LOC132047137 — translation MKSTVISTPNSSVKSSSTTMMESENKDSYYFPGCRKDTNCNCEICIASFNATLDLMTNSMHKKNSITKRSITKALQFPKSPISFSPSNLSTPKSSNNSSSSSSSMSPPLNSTARMSFHEKVKKRKRELGFGVLLMRLVFVLCVVFGLEFGFSWVVSGFLKTELSQEIVRNLSEKSRGLKDFNERLVFLKKELEGLIDDDEVSSCSPLNSTWKINQDGLLLASRCTLYKSMTEELSIWGWPLQTAGLLTAGLSARSYAILSGRLTEWSNGEIGYLIRKANSSWTQQKWSASAVQLDPNTWILEYSRSPLTENGKLVSAVLEFLKFRLRREVQKLKQEFWLLSPFTSQHSDLAIERVQIPT, via the exons atgaaatcaacTGTAATTTCAACTCCAAATTCTTCAGTGAAATCATCATCAACCACAATGATGGAATCCGAAAACAAAGACAGCTACTATTTCCCTGGATGTCGAAAAGATACAAATTGCAATTGCGAAATTTGCATAGCCAGTTTCAACGCAACACTTGATCTAATGACTAACAGCATGCACAAGAAGAATTCCATCACAAAACGCTCTATCACTAAAGCCCTTCAGTTTCCAAAAAGCCCCATTTCTTTTAGCCCATCGAATCTTTCAACCCCGAAATCGAGCAACAACAGTTCTTCTTCGTCGTCGTCTATGTCTCCACCTCTTAATTCCACTGCAAGAATGAGTTTTCATGAGAAGGTGAAGAAGAGGAAAAGAGAACTTGGGTTTGGGGTTTTGTTGATGAGGTTGGtttttgtgttgtgtgttgttttTGGGCTGGAATTCGGGTTTTCTTGGGTGGTTTCTGGGTTCTTGAAAACTGAATTGTCACAAGAAATTGTTAGGAATTTGAGTGAAAAATCACGGGGTTTGAAGGATTTTAATGAAAGATTGGTATTCTTGAAAAAGGAGCTTGAAGGtttaattgatgatgatgaagtaTCAAGTTGTAGCCCTCTTAATTCTACTTGGAAAATCAATCAG GATGGTTTGCTTTTGGCTTCGCGATGTACATTGTACAAGTCCATGACAGAAGAGTTGAGCATTTGGGGATGGCCTTTACAAACAGCTGGTTTGCTCACAGCTGGATTATCTGCACGTTCGTATGCCATATTATCAGGAAGACTCACTGAG TGGTCCAATGGGGAGATTGGTTACTTGATTAGAAAGGCTAATAGTTCATGGACTCAACAAAAATGGAGTGCTTCTGCTGTCCAATTGGACCCGAATACATGGATTCTAGAGTACAGTCGAAGCCCTTTAACTGAAAATGGGAAGTTGGTTTCAGCTGTGTTGGAGTTTTTGAAGTTTAGGCTGAGAAGAGAAGTTCAAAAGTTGAAACAAGAATTCTGGCTGTTATCTCCTTTCACGAGCCAGCACAGTGATCTCGCAATAGAGAGGGTCCAGATTCCAACCTAA
- the LOC132047127 gene encoding pentatricopeptide repeat-containing protein At4g14820, with protein MSITTHPITPFTTHPNHLSTSISKATSLLQLKQIHTQILKQNISPSTSNSLLFNLILSSIPFSSALHYSLSIFSTIHPPQTHLTNKLFRQLSRSKEPHNAFLFLENGRTNGLEVDRFSFPPLLKAASKALALREGVEIHGLVCKLGFDYDPFVQTALLGMYANCGQIQDARLVFDKMSQRDIVTWDIMIDGYCQNGLFDDVLVLLEEMRSSNVEPDGRVFTTILSACGKTGNLAIGKVIHGLISENNIIADSRLQSSLISMYAGCGCMDLAQDLYEKMSQKNLVVSTAVISGYSKVGQVEAARSIFDRMTNKDLVCWSAMIAGYAESDQPQEALKLLDAMQASEVKPDQVTMLSVISACANLGALDQAKRMHLIVDKYRFREALPVNNALIDMYAKCGCLDGAREVFGRMRRKNVISWTSMISAYAIHGEADQALMLFYQMKEPNWITFVAVLYACSHAGLVDEGQQIFSSMLNEYNITPKVEHYGCMVDLYGRANRLREALELIETMPMAPNVVIWGSLMAACRIHGEFELGEFAAKRLLELDPEHDGAYVFLSNFYAKGRRWENVGEVRQLMKHKGILKERGHSKIEMDNEIHEFLTADKSHKHADDIYAKLDEVVCKLKQVGYAPNTSVVLIDVDEDEKKDMVLLHSEKLALCYGLLKSNRGSSPIHIIKNLRICEDCHNFMKLASKAFEREIVVRDRTRFHHYRYGSCSCKDYW; from the exons ATGTCCATAACAACCCACCCCATCACCCCCTtcaccacccaccccaaccaCCTATCCACCTCCATCTCCAAAGCCACTTCCCTCCTTCAACTCAAACAAATCCATACCCAAATCCtcaaacaaaacataagcccATCAACTTCCAATTCTCTCCTTTTCAACCTCATTCTTTCTTCCATTCCTTTCTCATCAGCCCTTCACTATTCCCTTTCCATCTTCTCCACTATACATCCCCCACAAACCCACCTCACCAACAAGCTTTTTCGCCAACTTTCGCGTTCTAAAGAACCCCATAATGCTTTCTTGTTTTTGGAAAATGGTAGAACAAATGGCTTGGAGGTTGACAG GTTTAGTTTCCCGCCATTGCTGAAAGCTGCATCGAAGGCTTTGGCGTTGCGTGAAGGAGTTGAGATTCATGGGTTGGTTTGTAAACTTGGATTTGATTATGACCCGTTTGTTCAAACTGCTTTGCTTGGGATGTACGCGAATTGTGGACAAATTCAAGATGCGCGGttggtgtttgataaaatgtctCAAAGAGATATTGTCACTTGGGATATAATGATTGATGG CTACTGTCAGAATGGCCTTTTTGATGATGTATTGGTGTTATTGGAAGAGATGAGGAGCTCTAATGTGGAGCCGGACGGGAGGGTTTTCACAACCATTCTATCTGCTTGTGGTAAAACTGGAAATTTAGCCATTGGGAAAGTGATTCATGGGTTAATATCTGAGAATAACATCATCGCTGATTCTCGTCTGCAAAGTTCTCTGATCAGCATGTATGCAGGCTGTGGCTGCATGGATTTGGCTCAGGATTTGTATGAAAAAATGTCACAAAAGAATTTGGTGGTATCAACTGCCGTAATTTCAGGATACTCAAAGGTTGGGCAAGTTGAAGCTGCACGCTCTATTTTTGATCGAATGACAAATAAGGACTTGGTTTGTTGGAGTGCGATGATAGCTGGTTATGCAGAGAGCGATCAACCTCAAGAAGCTCTGAAGTTACTTGACGCAATGCAGGCATCTGAAGTGAAGCCTGACCAAGTAACTATGTTAAGTGTTATCTCAGCCTGTGCTAATCTCGGTGCATTGGATCAAGCAAAAAGAATGCATTTGATTGTTGATAAGTATAGATTTCGAGAAGCTTTGCCTGTAAATAATGCCCTAATTGATATGTATGCCAAATGTGGGTGTCTAGACGGAGCAAGAGAAGTTTTTGGTCGAATGCGAAGGAAAAATGTTATTTCCTGGACTAGTATGATTAGCGCATATGCCATTCATGGAGAGGCCGATCAGGCCTTGATGCTTTTTTATCAAATGAAAGAGCCCAATTGGATTACGTTTGTGGCTGTTCTATATGCTTGTAGCCATGCTGGACTAGTTGACGAGGGACAACAGATCTTCTCGTCAATGCTGAATGAGTACAATATTACACCTAAAGTTGAACACTATGGTTGCATGGTGGACCTTTACGGCCGAGCGAATCGTCTAAGAGAAGCCCTAGAGCTGATAGAGACTATGCCTATGGCTCCAAATGTTGTCATATGGGGTTCATTAATGGCTGCTTGTCGGATCCATGGTGAGTTTGAACTAGGAGAATTTGCAGCTAAAAGGCTTCTTGAGTTAGATCCTGAACATGATGGGGCTTATGTCTTCTTATCAAACTTCTATGCAAAAGGAAGAAGATGGGAAAATGTTGGGGAGGTAAGACAACTTATGAAACACAAAGGCATATTGAAGGAACGGGGACACAGTAAGATTGAAATGGACAATGAGATACACGAATTCTTAACAGCtgataagagtcataaacatgcagATGACATCTATGCAAAGCTAGACGAGGTAGTTTGCAAGTTGAAGCAGGTTGGTTATGCTCCAAATACAAGCGTTGTTTTAATTGATGTAGATGAAGATGAGAAGAAGGATATGGTTCTCTTGCACAGCGAGAAATTGGCTCTTTGTTATGGATTACTGAAAAGTAATAGGGGATCGTCACCAATACATATAATTAAGAACTTAAGGATCTGTGAGGATTGCCATAACTTTATGAAGTTGGCATCTAAGGCGTTTGAGAGAGAAATTGTTGTAAGAGATAGGACTAGATTTCACCATTACAGATATGGCTCATGTTCTTGTAAAGACTACTGGTGA